The DNA segment TCCGTCAGCACTTCGAGTCGCCGTACCGGCCCGGCGAGAAAATCACCGTCGAGGAGTACTACCGCTGGGTGTTCGAGAACCGGGTGCCGGGGCTGCCCGCGAAGGCCGAGGCGGCGGGCCTGACGCCGCTGGCGTACATGCGCCGGTTCGGCGTGGTCGAGGTCGCCGATTCGCTGTACCGGCAGGACGAACGCCCGCTCACCGACGCGGAACTGGACGGCGCGGAACCCGACGAGTACGGCGTGCTGCGCAAGCCGACCACGTTGGACTCGGTGCCGCCGTTGGTCGGCGAGGCCGGGTCGGTGGGCATCGTGCACGCCGACGGCTCGCGCACCGCCGGTTGGCTTACCCCGTCGCGCAAGCTCGAGGTGTACTCGGAGACGATGCGTGACTGGGGCTGGGAGGAGCACGCCACGCCCGGCTACATCCGCTCGCACGTGCATCACGCCGAGATCGACGTCAAGGCCGGGGATCTGGTGCTGGTACCGACGTTCCGGCTGCCCACGCTGATCCACACCCGGTCGGGCAACGCCAAGTACCTCAACGAGATCTCCAACACCCATCCGCTGTGGTTGAACCCGACCGACGCGGCCCGACACGGCGTGGGCACCGGCGACCTGGTGCGGTTGACGACCTCGATCGGCTACTTCGTGCCGCGGGTGTGGGTGACCGAGGCCATCCGGCCCGGCGTGTGCGCGCTGAGCCACCACATGGGCCGGTGGCGGTTGCACGACACCGAGGGCAGCCGTTGGGTGCAGGGACTGGTGGACATCACGAACCCGAACGGCCCGGACACCTTCCGGTTGCGCTACCGCGGCGGTATCGCGCCGTTCGCCTCCGACGACCCGGATTCGCAACGCATCTGGTGGTCCGACCCCGGCGTGCACCAGAACCTCGCGTTCGCCGTGCAACCCGACCCGTGGTCCGGGCAGCAGTGCTGGCTGCAGAAGGTGCGCATGTGCCGAGCAGAATCGGACGACCAGTACGGCGACGTGTGGGTGGACACCGCGCGGTCCATGGAGGTTTACCGGGAGTGGTTGGCCCGCACCCGCAGCACGCTCGGGCCCGGTGGGCAGCGACGGCCGGAGTTCTTCATGCGCCCGGTGAAGCCACGTCGGCGGGCGTTCTACGTGGACCCGGAGGCTTCATCGTGACCGGCTTGATGCATGACCTGGCGACCACGGTCTATGCGGTGGCCAGCGGCAAGGGCGGGGTCGGCAAGTCCACGGTGACCGCGAATCTGGCGGTGACACTGGCCCGGTCGGGCAAACGCGTGGGGGTGTTGGACGCGGATGTGTGGGGGTACTCGATCCCCGGCCTGTTCGGTGTGCGGGAGAACCCGCGGGTGAGCGACGGGCGCATGGTGCCGCTGCGGGCGCACGGCGTCGCGCTGATGTCGGTCGGGTTCCTGGTGCCCGACGGCGCGCCGGTGATGTGGCGCGGGCCGATGCTGCACAAGGCGTTGGAGCAATTCCTGCTCGATGTGGCCTGGGGCGAGCTCGACGTGCTGTTGCTGGACCTGCCGCCGGGCACCGGCGACATCCAGCTGTCGCTGTTGGAGTTGCTGCCGTCCGCCGCGCTGGTGGCGGTGACCACCCCGCAACCGGCCGCGCACTCAGTGGCCGCGCGGGTGGTGACCATGGCCCGGGACGCTGCGCTGCCCATCGCGGGCGTGGTGGAGAACATGAGCAGTGCCGTGTGCGATTGCTGCGGCGAGCGCACGGAGCTGTTCGGATCGGGCGGCGGAGAGCGTTTGGCGGAGTTGGCCGGGGCGCCGCTGCTCGGTCAGGTGCCCTTGGACCGGGCGGCGCGCTTGGCCGGGGACCGGGGCATGCCAGTGGTGCTCAGCGATCCTGACGCCGCGTCAGCTCGGGTGCTGGTTGATGTCGCCGCCCGGCTGCCGGTGGTGCGCCGATCGCTGATCGGACGGTCACTGCCGCTGTCCGTGGTCTGAGTCAGCGCGCCCTGCACGCGCACGGCGACCTCGGCCATGGGCTCGTGCTCCCAGACCCGGATCACCTGCCAGCCCAGCTCCTCCAGGTGTTTTGTGGTCGCGGCGTCGCGGGCGACATTGCCCGCGAGCTTGTCCGCCCACCACTGCTTGTTCGCGGCGGGGAACGTGGCGTGCTCCGGGCAGGAATGCCAGAAGCAGCCGTCCACGAACACCGCGACCTTGGCCCGGCTGAACGCCACATCGATGGTGCGCCGCTTCATGCCCGGCACCGGCAGGCCCACTCGATAGCGCAGCCCAGCGGCGTGCAGCAAGCGGCGCAGCGTGACCTCGGGTTCGGTGTGCGCGCGCGCCTGCTTGGCCATGCGCGCAGCCACGCCCGGCGTGGACGCCGGGGGCTTGGCCTCAGTAACTCTTGGGGAGCCCGAGGTCGTGCTGCGCGACATAGTTCAGGATCATCTCCCGGTTCACCGGGGCGATACGCAGCAGGCGGGCCATGCCCCAGTACGGGATCAGCCCGAACTCGGTGCTGACCCCATTGCCGCCGTGGGTCTGGATGGCGGCGTCCAGCGCGGCGATGCTCGCCTCAGCGGCGGCGTACTTGGCCATGTTCGCCGCGGAGCCGGCGGGCAGTCCATGGTCGTGCAGCCAAGCGGCCTTGGTGGTCATCAGCGCGGCCAGGTCCACTTCGATCTTGGCCTTGGCCAGCGGGTGCGCGACCCCCTGGTGGGTGCCGATCGGCTTACCCCACACCGCGCGGTCGTTGGCGTAGCGGGCGGCCTTGGCCAGCGCGTAGCGGCCCACCCCGATGCACATGGCGGCGCCGGTGATGCGCTCCGGGTTCAGGCCGTGGAAGACCTGTTCGAAGCCTTCGCCCTCGACGCCGATCAGCCGGTCGGCGGACACCCGGACCTCGTCGAAGAACAGGGTGAACTGCTTCTCCGGCATCGCGACGTCCACCGACAACGGGGTCGCCGCCAAGCCGGGGGTGTCGGTGTCCACCACGAACAGCGAGAGCTTGCCGCGGCCGGTGCGCTCGTCGATGCCGGTGCGGGTGACGACCAGGATCGCGTCCGCCTCGTCCACCCCGGAGATGTAGTACTTGGTGCCGCGCAGGATGTAGTCGTCGCCATCTCGCGTCGCGGTGGTGGAGATGTTGTGGCTGTTGGAGCCGGCGTCCGGTTCGGTGATCGCGAAGACGATCTTCGTCTCGCCGGTGGCCAGGCCGGGCAGGTACTTCTCCTTCTGGGCCGGCGAACCGAACCGGGCGATGACCTCGGCGCTGATCGCGGTGGAGACCACGATCAGCAGCAGTGGGCAGCCGGCGGCACCCATCTCCTCGCAGACGATGGCCACCTCGGACAGGCCCATCCCGCCGCCGCCGTACTCCTCCGGGATGTTCACCCCGAGAAAGCCCTGCTTGCCCATCGCCGACCACAGGTCTGTGGTGGGAGTACGGGACGCGGCGTGCTCCAGCCAGTACTCGGAACCAAATTCCCCGCAGACGGCGACGACCGCGGCTCGGAGGTCACGGTGCTCGTCGGTCGCGGTGAAGTCCATGGTTAGGCCGGCTCCAGTTCATTCCGTGCCGGGCGACCGGGACCGGCCGCGCCGGCGAAGGCCTGCGCGATCGACATCCAGTGTACGGCGTCGTTCCCGACCACCGTCAGTGCTGTGTCCGCGATGTTCTGACGCTGCGTCACCACGCGGCAGAACTCGAAGGCATCGCCGGTGACGCGGTCCGTGGCGTCCTGCGGGCCCCAGGTCCACAGCGAGCCGTCGGGCGCGGTGAGCTCGACGCGGATCGCGGCGTCCGGCAGGTCCAGGCCGCGCACCTTGTAGGTGTACGCCCGCGCGCCGATGCCGATGTGCGCCACGTGACGCAGGCGTGCGGTGGGCTCCAGGGTGATGCCGAGTGCGTCGACGATGTCCTGCCCGTGCGCCCAGGTCTCCATCACTCGCGCGGTGAACATGGACGCCACGCTCATCGACGGGCCGTACCAGGGCACCCGGTCGCCGAGGTCGAGGCTCGCAAACGCCTCGATCATCTCCGGACGGGTGCGTTCGAACCAGGCGAGC comes from the Sporichthyaceae bacterium genome and includes:
- a CDS encoding Mrp/NBP35 family ATP-binding protein, translated to MTGLMHDLATTVYAVASGKGGVGKSTVTANLAVTLARSGKRVGVLDADVWGYSIPGLFGVRENPRVSDGRMVPLRAHGVALMSVGFLVPDGAPVMWRGPMLHKALEQFLLDVAWGELDVLLLDLPPGTGDIQLSLLELLPSAALVAVTTPQPAAHSVAARVVTMARDAALPIAGVVENMSSAVCDCCGERTELFGSGGGERLAELAGAPLLGQVPLDRAARLAGDRGMPVVLSDPDAASARVLVDVAARLPVVRRSLIGRSLPLSVV
- a CDS encoding acyl-CoA dehydrogenase family protein, which translates into the protein MDFTATDEHRDLRAAVVAVCGEFGSEYWLEHAASRTPTTDLWSAMGKQGFLGVNIPEEYGGGGMGLSEVAIVCEEMGAAGCPLLLIVVSTAISAEVIARFGSPAQKEKYLPGLATGETKIVFAITEPDAGSNSHNISTTATRDGDDYILRGTKYYISGVDEADAILVVTRTGIDERTGRGKLSLFVVDTDTPGLAATPLSVDVAMPEKQFTLFFDEVRVSADRLIGVEGEGFEQVFHGLNPERITGAAMCIGVGRYALAKAARYANDRAVWGKPIGTHQGVAHPLAKAKIEVDLAALMTTKAAWLHDHGLPAGSAANMAKYAAAEASIAALDAAIQTHGGNGVSTEFGLIPYWGMARLLRIAPVNREMILNYVAQHDLGLPKSY
- a CDS encoding TIGR03084 family metal-binding protein; the protein is MPLTVEDLVGDLRAESDSLIEVLQPLSNDQWLLPTPAANWSIADTVSHLAFFDEVATMACVDPDRFREIAAAHMNSGMDFPDRVAAEHRDLTGNQLLAWFERTRPEMIEAFASLDLGDRVPWYGPSMSVASMFTARVMETWAHGQDIVDALGITLEPTARLRHVAHIGIGARAYTYKVRGLDLPDAAIRVELTAPDGSLWTWGPQDATDRVTGDAFEFCRVVTQRQNIADTALTVVGNDAVHWMSIAQAFAGAAGPGRPARNELEPA